TAGTCCAGGCCCGCAGCGTATAATTTCATACGTGAGGAGTCTGGACTTTTTTTGCAACAACGAAGGAGGGTGGGGGCTTTTTCAGACCAAAACTGGCCAGATTGCTTAGAAGTGCTCAGATTCTAGGCGCCCGACACTCAGAATACCTGAGCGTATCAACACGTGAGGAGATTCTGAGTGTTGGGCAACAACGAAGGTGAGTGCTTATAAGCTGTCTGGGGTTATTTTCCTACTATGTTGGCGGAAGAGAAGCACACCATTGGTGAATATCCCATGTGATAGAAAATACTTCTCATAACCTCATATTTAGTTCCGACAGCTTCAATATTTTTGAAGAGGTCATAAATGTTTCCGGCAATCATGCTGCCTTTGACTTGACCTACTAATTTACCATCTTCAATTAAATAACCAGAAGATATATTCATTGAAAACTCTCCTTGGTTGATATTACCGGTATGAGCTCCCATTACGCCTGTTATAAACAGGCCTCTTTTTATGCCTTTTATTATTTCTTTGTCGTCTTTGTGGTTTCCTTCTATTACAATGTTTGTGTCAAAAACCGCTGGTTTATCTTCGATTTCTTTAGAGAAAAGTGTACGTTTAAAGGCATTTCCTGTAGGGTCTTTGTCTAGTTTTTTAGACTGGCTTATGCCTACTAGGTAGTTTTTGAGTACACCTTTATCGTATAGCATAGTATTTTGAGAGGGGGTACCTTCATCGTCAAATAGGCATGTGTTAACGCCAAAAGGCATTTTGCCGTCATCTCTTATGGTAATGTTTTTGGAAAAAAGCTGTTGGCCTACTTTATTTTTAAGTGGTGAGATGTCTTTTACAACATTTCCTCCGTTAACACCTCCTAGAACTCTTAGCATAAGAGATCCCATAACTTTTCCTGTAAAAATAACCGGCATTTTTTCGTTATCTAAAGTTATTGGATTGCTACTGAGGCGATGCATTTTAATAAGATCTTGAATATCTTCAGTGTTAACTTGAGGGATTTTTCCAGTGGAAAATTCTTTGGAGGCACCGGCAAAGCCTTTGTCAGTAATTGTACTTAAGGATAGTGAAAGGTTTGTATATTCATAGCATTTATCAAAACCAGAGCTGTTTAAAATATGAACCTTTCTGTAGCTTCTTGTTGCGTTTACTCCAAAATTAATGTCATCCGCAGCATCTTTTAATCTTTTTGATTGTTCAAAAGCAAAGTCTGTAAGCTTTTTTGTGTCCATGTTTTTAATTTCTTCCGACCAAGATATAACATCAGCTGCGTTTTCTTTATTAGGAAAAACTATAGCCTCTGATTTTTGGTTTTTAAGGGCTATGACTGCTCTGTCTATAATAGTTTCATCGTCTAAAGAAGTGGCTACAGCTGTTCCCATATTGCCATCTTTTACAATCCTTAAAGAGATTTCCGTTTTTTTCTTAGAGTTGACTTCTTTAAGCTCATCTAGTTTTATATTAACGGAATTACTGGAGATTTCCCTAACATATACCTCCGCTTGTTCTGCTACTTCTAATGCTTTACTCAATAATTTTTTCATGTTACTTCCCTCCTATCCCCATATTTTTTATTTTGATAGGTGCAGACCCTTTACCTGATTGAATAAGGATTTGCCCAGCTTTTCCGCAACCACCAGATTTGGAAAATTCAACTGTATCACCTATCATTTCAATATTTTTTAAAGTGGTAAACAGATGGCCTGTTAGAGCTATGTCTCTAACCATTCCCTTGATTTTACCCTGTTCTATTTTGTACCCGCCTTGTACTGCAAAGGTAAAGGTTTCTCCACTAGTTTGGCCCCCAGCAGATCCAAACAGATAAAGTCCGTTATCTATAGATTTAATCATGTCGTCAAAGGAATATTTTCCTTTATCTACGTAGATATTACCCATCCGAACAATAGGGGTGAAGCCAAAATTTTTAGCTCTAGCATGACCTGTTGGAACCTCGCCCATTACATTGGCGCTTTCTAAAGAATGTAATCTACCACTAAGTTTACCATTTTTAATCAAGTAGGTAGGTTTCCCTTTAGTTCCTTCATGATCGTATTTATAACTTCCTGGGTGCCCTTTGCGAGTGGGGTCATCTATGACATTAAACTCTGACATGGCAAATTCAGAGCCTAGCGTCATTGTTTTAGCTAAAGTTTCGTTGCCGATAAGGTTATCGGACTCGCTTAAGTGTCCAAAGGCTTCGTGAATAAACAAACCTCCCACATCGCTATCTAGAATAACATCGTAGTTTCCACCCTTGATTGGCTCTGCATCAAGTAGGTCTACTGTTTGCTCAACTTTAGCTAGTACCTCTGTATTTTTGTCTAGCAGCTCAGAGTAGTCCTCAGATCCACCAAAGGATAGTCTTGTTATCTGGGTTAGATCACCTCTTTTTGATGTTAGTCTAAAGGATAAACCGCATATAAGTTCCTCTTGTCTTACTTCTGTACCCTGATTGTTTAAAATCATAGTGTCTGTAAACTGCTCATAATAGCTTGCATCCACATCTATTATATTTTCATGTTTAATTATTAGGTTTATGTAATTTTCAACTAAAGCTGTTTTCTCAGAAATAGAGATGCTACGGGGATCCATTTTGGGGGAAACTTTTACATGGTCGCGGTTTACTTCAACGGTGGTCAATTTTTGTGCTCCTTCTATAAGGTCGCTGGCAACTTTGGCCTCTTTTATAGCAAAATCAATATCTCTTAGGTCTGTAAAAGAAAAAGTTCCAAACCCACCACCAGATAGTACCCGCACATTTCCCCCACTTTTTCTAATAATGGAAGCTTCGTCAATATCTTCCTTGTTACCTTTAATAGAGGTAAGTGAAAAGTCCTGATATCTAACATCACAAAATCCTTCTTTAAGCAATGAATTTTTTAATAAGCTAATATCCATATTATTCCCTCCCTGAAATATTTTCTGAACATTCCTTTTAATTATATCATTTCTATACTCGAAATACTAGGGTCCATTTTTTATGAACAATTGGGGCATAGGGTAAAAAGTATGATTTGGTGTAATAAAGGGAGATATAACAAATGGCGATTATGTTTGCTTTAAATAAGGCGAGGTTGGAGAGGAAAAATAATGTCTTCAACTTTTTATTTATGTAGATAAGAATATTGAGTAATAGTTCATCTTTCTAAAAATTTTGCTGCTAGAGAAGGAAACCATTGGTAGGTTGAGTTTTTGTAATATTGAGTGAAACATTCTTGACCACCTTGGTCTAGATGTGCTAAACTTAACATACAATAAGTAGACCGATGTGGTCAAATAGTGCGGGGTGATTATAATTACTGAAAAATTTGCCAAACTAGACAAAGAAAAACAGCAGAGAATTTTAAGTGCTGCAATGAAAGAGTTTGCTGAGCAGGGGTACGAAAAAGCTTCTACCAACAACATTGTTAAAGAAGCTGGTATAGGAAAGGGAATGCTTTTTTACTATTTTAACAACAAAAAGATGTTGCTATATTATTTGGTTGAATGGGGTGTTGATTTTCTTATAAAAGAATACCTCAATATGATTGATGAAGAGCAACAGGATTTTATTGAAAGATATAGGCAAGCTGCAAAAATAAAAATGGAAATTTATTATAGAAATCCACATGTATTTAATTTTTTAAGTTATTTTATAATTAATGATGATGAAGCACTTTCTGATGATTTAAAAGAACTCATAGCAGAAGCCAGACAGTTAGGATATGAAAAACTTTTTAACAACATCGATGCTTCACTTTTTAGAGATGATCTGCCACAAGAAGGGATTTACAAATTGATAATATGGACTATAGAAGGGTATGAAAAGGATGTTATTAATCGCTTGAAAGGTGACAAGTTGTTGGAAACAGAGGTAAAACCCTTATGGGATGAGTTTTATACTATATTAGATATGTTAAAAAAAGTTTATTACAAATAAAAGAGGAGGGTGAGAGATGGGAGTTTTAAAAGTTACTAATCTAACTAAAAAGTATGGAAATTTTACTGCTTTAAGCAAAGTAAATTTTGAAGTGAAAAAGGGAGAGGTATATGGGTTTATTGGTCCTAATGGTGCTGGAAAAACAACAGCCATTAGAGTTTTGCTGGGGATATTAAAAGCAACTGAGGGAAGCGCCACTATTTTTGGAAAAGATGCTTGGAATGATGCTGTAGAGATCCACAAAAATATTGCCTATGTTCCGGGAGATGTGAACTTGTGGCCCAATTTAACTGGTGGAGAAGTAATTGATCTTTTTGTACGACTTAGAGGTACAAATAATATAAACAGGCGGGAAGAACTTATAAAAAAGTTTGACTTAGACCCAACCAAAAAATGCAGAACTTATTCAAAGGGGAATAGACAGAAGGTAGCACTTATTGCCGCATTTGCCTCTGATGCAGATCTTTACATCTTAGATGAGCCAACATCTGGGTTAGATCCGTTAATGGAAAGAAAGTTTCAAGAATGTGTAATGAAGGCAAAGAAAGCAGGCAAAAGCATATTACTTTCTAGTCATATTTTATCCGAAGTTGAAAAACTATGCGATAAAGTAAGTATTATTAAAGAGGGGCAAATAATTGAATCTGGGACTTTAAGTGAGCTGCGCCATTTAACGCGAATAAATATAGAACTTGAAACAAAAAAGACAGTTTTAAATTTAGAAGGAGTTAAAGGTGTTCACGATCTTGTAAAAAAAGATAATGTTATATACTTTCAGGTAGATTCAGAGAATTTAGGGGAAGTCATAAAATATTTAGGGCAGTTTGATGTGGTTAGACTTAAAAGCGCTCCACCCACTTTAGAAGATTTATTTATGCGTCACTATGAGGGAGCGGGAGGTGTTAATTAATGTCAAATAATATCTTTAGCAATACTTTGAAGTTATCTGCACTAATATTAAAAAGAGATTGCTTTAATATAATAATTTGGTTACTATCTATAACTATATTTACAATAGCTATGGCGCCAGCTTTAACAGAACTTTTTTCTACAGAGCAGGAAATCAAATTAATGGCTGAAACCATGAAAAATCCGGCTATGTCAGCTATGGTGGGTCCAGGTTTTGGTTTGGACGATTATACGTATGGTGCCATGATGGCCCATATGATGTTGTTATTTACAGCTATAGTTGTAGCTATTATGAGTATCATGCTCGTTACACGACATACTCGTGCTGATGAAGAGGAGGGGCGTATAGAGATGATACGCTCTCTACCTGTTGGGAGACTCTCTAATTTAACTTCAGTTTTGATCGTGTTGGTTGTAGTTAATGTAATACTAGCCATTGCTGTTGGCTTGGGATTAACGGTTTTAAATATTGAAAGTATTGATTTGCCAGGTTCATTGTTGTATGGAGCGGTGTTAGGAGTTACAGGGATTTTTTTTGCAGCATCAACAGCATTTTTATCACAACTATCCAATAATACTAGAACTACCATGGGATACTCTTTTAGTTTTTTATTGATAGCTTATCTTATAAGGGCTATTGGAGATGGAGGAAAGGAATCTTTATCTTGGTTTTCACCCCTTGGATGGGTCACGCAAACTCAAGTATTTGTTAATAATTACTGGTGGCCTCTATTTATAACTTTAGGGGCAGCTGTAATTGTTGGCGTTTTAGCTATGTACTTAAACTCTTTAAGGGATCTAGACTCTGGATTTATAGCCGCAAGACCAGGAAAAGGTAATGCTTCACCTTTCCTGCAAACTCCCCTAGGGCTGGCTTTTAGACTTCAACGTACGGGAATTATACTATGGGCAATTGGAATGTTCGTATTGGGAGCTTCTTATGGGTCAGTGCTAGGTGATCTAGAAGCATTTATTGAAGGTAATGAGATGTATAAACAACTTTTACCTTCAGGTGGTGACCACCTATCTTTAACTGAACAATTTCTTACCATGCTTATGTCGATTATTTCTATTATTGGAACTATTCCTGCTTTGATGATAATTTTAAAGATTAAAGGAGAAGAAAAAAAGAATCGTACGGAACAGTTGCTTGCTAGAGCCGTATCAAGAAATAATTTGCTAGGAAGCTACTTGCTTATTTCTGTAGTAATTGCACCTTTGATGGTAATATCTTCTTCATTAGGAATGTGGTTGGTAGGTAAATCTGTAATGGATGTTTCTATATCTTTTAGTACGATATTTAATTCAGCTATGGTTTATGTACCTGCCGTTTGGGTAATGGTAGGGTTAGCAACTTTGCTAATTGGCTATTTGCCAAAAAGTACAATAGTTACATGGGTGTATTTACTTTATTCGTTTTTTGTAGTGTATTTGGGCGGGTTGTTTCAGTTGTCTGAATGGATGGTTAAGTTGACTCCCTTTGGTAATATTCCACAAGTTCCAGTAGAAGATATGAGTTTTGTTAAGGTAACTGCTTTGACTGTGGTAGCAATAGGGATGATGATTGCTGGTTTCATTGGCTATGGACGTAGGGATTTACAAGGCTAATTTATTGCAGCTGGTTTTTTTAAATTATTTAATAATTCATGTATGGTCTGAAAGGGAATATTTCTTCTTATAAAAATAAAAAGAATGCAGGAAAAAATATTACTACAAGCGAAATAAATATACGTACAATCTATTCAAAGGACGTGGCAAATTTTGTTAGACACATTGACAGATACAGTAGTATTACTGATGCTGGCAACAGTGGGGTGGGCGGTATTTAATGTTGCAAAGTTACCGGTACCATCGTTTCTGGGTACATTAACGGTAATAGGAGGGCTAAGAGCTGCAGGTATTAACTTGCCTTATGCTCCCGCTTTTATAGCTCCACTTGCACAAACTTTATTGGGAATTTATATGGGCGCGAAGATAAACAGTGACACTATAAAAGACTTAAAAAATATAGTAGTTCCCGCTGCTATTATTGCAGCTTGGTCAATTGCTACTGTATTTGTATTGGGCTTAACTTTATATAAATTTACCTCTTTAGATTTATATACTGCTATACTTTCATCTAGTATGGGTGGTTTGCCAGAAATGACTATTATAGCAATGGATACAAACTCTGATCTTGGTACTATTATTGTTATGCATATGTTTAAAATAATTGTAACAATAACTTTTTTCCCAATATTTATAAATTATTGCGCAGAAAAAAATGGTGAAGAATTAAATAAAGATATAGGAGAAGGAGAAGAGCAAGAATTATCCTTGTTTAAAAAAGTTACGGAAGTTGTTATGAGTTTTTGTAAAAACTTTTTTTTGCCTAACTATAACCTAATTATAAGATTTTTAGTATCAATATCTATAGCTGGGTTAGGAGGTTATATTCTTACTTATTTTGGGGTTCCAGCTGGGTTTATGGTAGGAGCGATGATTTTTACAGCTATAGCCTCTGTTTCTGGTGTGAAAGTATTAGCTCCTTCAGGATCAGCATTTAATTTTTTGCTTATGGGTGTAGGAATTATGGTGTCAGATAATATAACCGAAGAGACAGTTGAGAGCATAACTTCTGGGGAGATATTATTGCCATTGGTAATTACTGCTATATTTGTATTTGGCACATCGTACCTTATAGCTTTGACTATCCATAGACTTTTTAAGTGGGATTTAACTACCTGCCTTTTAGCGGCAGCTCCAGGT
This genomic interval from Proteinivorax tanatarense contains the following:
- a CDS encoding TldD/PmbA family protein, which codes for MKKLLSKALEVAEQAEVYVREISSNSVNIKLDELKEVNSKKKTEISLRIVKDGNMGTAVATSLDDETIIDRAVIALKNQKSEAIVFPNKENAADVISWSEEIKNMDTKKLTDFAFEQSKRLKDAADDINFGVNATRSYRKVHILNSSGFDKCYEYTNLSLSLSTITDKGFAGASKEFSTGKIPQVNTEDIQDLIKMHRLSSNPITLDNEKMPVIFTGKVMGSLMLRVLGGVNGGNVVKDISPLKNKVGQQLFSKNITIRDDGKMPFGVNTCLFDDEGTPSQNTMLYDKGVLKNYLVGISQSKKLDKDPTGNAFKRTLFSKEIEDKPAVFDTNIVIEGNHKDDKEIIKGIKRGLFITGVMGAHTGNINQGEFSMNISSGYLIEDGKLVGQVKGSMIAGNIYDLFKNIEAVGTKYEVMRSIFYHMGYSPMVCFSSANIVGK
- a CDS encoding TldD/PmbA family protein produces the protein MDISLLKNSLLKEGFCDVRYQDFSLTSIKGNKEDIDEASIIRKSGGNVRVLSGGGFGTFSFTDLRDIDFAIKEAKVASDLIEGAQKLTTVEVNRDHVKVSPKMDPRSISISEKTALVENYINLIIKHENIIDVDASYYEQFTDTMILNNQGTEVRQEELICGLSFRLTSKRGDLTQITRLSFGGSEDYSELLDKNTEVLAKVEQTVDLLDAEPIKGGNYDVILDSDVGGLFIHEAFGHLSESDNLIGNETLAKTMTLGSEFAMSEFNVIDDPTRKGHPGSYKYDHEGTKGKPTYLIKNGKLSGRLHSLESANVMGEVPTGHARAKNFGFTPIVRMGNIYVDKGKYSFDDMIKSIDNGLYLFGSAGGQTSGETFTFAVQGGYKIEQGKIKGMVRDIALTGHLFTTLKNIEMIGDTVEFSKSGGCGKAGQILIQSGKGSAPIKIKNMGIGGK
- a CDS encoding TetR/AcrR family transcriptional regulator; this encodes MIIITEKFAKLDKEKQQRILSAAMKEFAEQGYEKASTNNIVKEAGIGKGMLFYYFNNKKMLLYYLVEWGVDFLIKEYLNMIDEEQQDFIERYRQAAKIKMEIYYRNPHVFNFLSYFIINDDEALSDDLKELIAEARQLGYEKLFNNIDASLFRDDLPQEGIYKLIIWTIEGYEKDVINRLKGDKLLETEVKPLWDEFYTILDMLKKVYYK
- a CDS encoding ABC transporter ATP-binding protein, producing MGVLKVTNLTKKYGNFTALSKVNFEVKKGEVYGFIGPNGAGKTTAIRVLLGILKATEGSATIFGKDAWNDAVEIHKNIAYVPGDVNLWPNLTGGEVIDLFVRLRGTNNINRREELIKKFDLDPTKKCRTYSKGNRQKVALIAAFASDADLYILDEPTSGLDPLMERKFQECVMKAKKAGKSILLSSHILSEVEKLCDKVSIIKEGQIIESGTLSELRHLTRINIELETKKTVLNLEGVKGVHDLVKKDNVIYFQVDSENLGEVIKYLGQFDVVRLKSAPPTLEDLFMRHYEGAGGVN
- a CDS encoding ABC transporter permease, producing MSNNIFSNTLKLSALILKRDCFNIIIWLLSITIFTIAMAPALTELFSTEQEIKLMAETMKNPAMSAMVGPGFGLDDYTYGAMMAHMMLLFTAIVVAIMSIMLVTRHTRADEEEGRIEMIRSLPVGRLSNLTSVLIVLVVVNVILAIAVGLGLTVLNIESIDLPGSLLYGAVLGVTGIFFAASTAFLSQLSNNTRTTMGYSFSFLLIAYLIRAIGDGGKESLSWFSPLGWVTQTQVFVNNYWWPLFITLGAAVIVGVLAMYLNSLRDLDSGFIAARPGKGNASPFLQTPLGLAFRLQRTGIILWAIGMFVLGASYGSVLGDLEAFIEGNEMYKQLLPSGGDHLSLTEQFLTMLMSIISIIGTIPALMIILKIKGEEKKNRTEQLLARAVSRNNLLGSYLLISVVIAPLMVISSSLGMWLVGKSVMDVSISFSTIFNSAMVYVPAVWVMVGLATLLIGYLPKSTIVTWVYLLYSFFVVYLGGLFQLSEWMVKLTPFGNIPQVPVEDMSFVKVTALTVVAIGMMIAGFIGYGRRDLQG
- a CDS encoding AbrB family transcriptional regulator, whose translation is MTDTVVLLMLATVGWAVFNVAKLPVPSFLGTLTVIGGLRAAGINLPYAPAFIAPLAQTLLGIYMGAKINSDTIKDLKNIVVPAAIIAAWSIATVFVLGLTLYKFTSLDLYTAILSSSMGGLPEMTIIAMDTNSDLGTIIVMHMFKIIVTITFFPIFINYCAEKNGEELNKDIGEGEEQELSLFKKVTEVVMSFCKNFFLPNYNLIIRFLVSISIAGLGGYILTYFGVPAGFMVGAMIFTAIASVSGVKVLAPSGSAFNFLLMGVGIMVSDNITEETVESITSGEILLPLVITAIFVFGTSYLIALTIHRLFKWDLTTCLLAAAPGGFTIMTTLAIKYDKSPFRVSMLHLCRIMIIKLVVPFTFMALL